gattctactgcttggaTCAGTTACcttatgtggaatagagttccatgtagtcatggctctatgtagtactgtgcgcctcccatagtccgTTCTGGATTTGGGtgctgtgaagagacctctcgTGGCATGTCTtgaggggtatgcatgggtgtccgagctgtgtgcaagTATTTTatacagacagctcggtacattcagcttgtcaacacctcttaaaAAAACAAGTATTCAATTGCTTCAACGGAATCTGGATGAACCTAAGGCATCTTACATAGAAAAAATACTGAAAGAAGTTGATTGCCAAGTTATATCAAGGGTTGTTTGAAACTCTACCTGGTGGTTCAGAACCTAAAAGGAAAAAATGGGAAACAGATCTAAAGGAAGAAATTGGGGGGAACCATTGGTCACAGATATGGAATTgctggagagaaaaaaattgaGCCATCAATTGGAAAGCCTCATATCCACCCTCAATAACAAACTAGAGGACTGAACTATCTAGCTACATCCCATTAGACATTACAAAATCAAACATAAACCAGACACatttgagtgttttctatagTGGCCGTTCCGTTGAGGTTTTTTGTGTTGTGTTATACAAGATGTGTTGTAtgtaataataaaacatttaaataaaaacaaCATCGACAAAAATAGCTTTTTGCTAAAAAAATATTCCGCAATAAAggattttgctaggactgtctgggagtagtctgagttggaaggggaaaactgaaaactagctgttattggcaaagaggttaggaactctctttgtttttggtctattaactaatttacctcctggtgatgtcaccaggcaagccGAAACTCCCacccatgcaaacctgctgattagaaggtcctgtgtagattttattttcaaccagcaactatcaggaaataacactgatcaaattTGTTCACACTTTTACAGCATTAGTTTcctcagctgttgtacaatatgatacaaaacaaaggaacaactgaattttgactgcactgggcctttaagtctTTGACATAGCTAGAAaccagaaacacaacacatatttTAGTAGTCCATCAATGATGACTAATATGCAAAGCAGAAgtaaaaaataatgtatgtgaacACAAACCTTACTAAGCGCACCTTTCTGATTCagtggggttgggttaaatgcggaagacacatttcagttgaaggcattcagttgtgcaactgactaggtatccccctttccctttccctaggCTTCTGGAAACAGGACATTCTGTCTAATTAAAAAAAGTCTGGTTCTGAAAAGCATGTGCATTTGTTTTTTCATTTCCATATTTGTCACATATATTATGTAAATGAAAGCAATACATTGATAAACTGAGAGGGGATCAGTAATCTGGTGTCCAGTCAATAGTGAATGAAGCCCCTATCTGTTGTAAGGCAACCATACCAGGCGACGTTATCAACTGGAACTATGTGAACAGTTTGGCTTTTGCAATTTGTGACTCTTCTTCAACTTCAGTTGTACAACCAGATCCCAGGTTAGGTCTGAATAGTAACACTGTGGAAGATAAGCCACTCCAGCCAGTAAACAATTGACTGATGTTACCCTATTGCCCAGATCTTGACTCGATGagacagtgccccccccccccccatgataaTGATCAGTGTCAGGCCAAGGGTTGCCCTTATCTTTATTCTCATCCAACATACATTTGCCACAGAAACCGGTTTGTCAGTCTCCTCGGGGGAAGCTAGCGAGGTGCATGTATGACACTGCCAGAGAGACAGGGGACACaaaagtagagagagaaagagcgagcgtGTGACACGTTGGTTGTAAGTGTGAGGGACAGTACAGATAGCGGTGATTATTTTCAGGTATACCTGAAGATACATGTACCTGACTATAAAACTAAGACACCCAGTTTGCATTCCTCTTTGGGTTGGCAGAACACAGTGTGGGTGAGTTATTGTTTTACCTCAGCCTGAACGGTTCTAGAATAACAAGTAGCCTAACTTTGTAACCTTTGTAACCTGCCATATCATGCATTTAGATGTTTTAATACAGGTATAGAATATCATTTAGAGAGAGTGTTAAAAATAGTGTTCAAATAGTGTTCAAATCTGGAGTGTCTACCAATTAGATTTTTTACCTAAAATGTCTCTTACTATTTGAGTCCCCTTGGTGCAGTTATTGCTGTACATGGGGGGTGGGTGTTGACTTCGGCACACAAAGTAAAAGCAGGAATCAAAACCCATTAGACAGTTGTAATGaggttaggatgagacacaatgATGACTTGATCTTCTGTGTACTGCTACTGTAAGGGATTATCATCCTAGTTATCATATACTGCATCGTTTAGTGCTTCTGAAGACATGATGAGACATGATCGGCTCTATGGTGAATGTCTGTATTACCCATTCATCTCAATCTAGGGATGTTCAGACTGTCCACAGATGGAAATGGagtcgttttttgtttttttcactgATATCATTAGAGGCATGCTTTGATACTTTCTGGTTAGGTCCCATTTAAGATATATTGGAGTTTAAtatgataataataattattGTAATTGTAACATATTTGTAACATATTTTATTTTGAACCCTTTTCAAGACACCCAGTCACTTTACATACACAAGCTAATCAGCAGGATAAAAAGTAATACAATCACACATTAAAATAAGCAAATACAAAAGTACATACAGTGCCGTGAAAAGGTATTTGTCCCCTTTCAGATTTTctatatttttgcatattttttacaCTGAACGTTATCACACATAAAGGacaatgtcaggccatccgtcagTGAGCTGAAACTaaagcgcagctgggtcatgctgcaagacaatgatccaaaacacacaagctAGACTACATCAGAATGGCTGAAAAGcaacacatttaaagttttggaatggcctagtcaaagtccagaaaatcagaaaggggaaAAATACTTATTCATGGCACTGTATATGGACTGTCAATAcattgtctgtgtttgtctttGGATTGAGGGGCAATCTGAGATGGGTTGACAGATATGGTCCTTGAGTAAGTTTTTCCATTGTCACTGTGCTGAACATCGCTGTGCAATATTGAACTGGATGTGGGAGCACATCAACACCAGGCTCTATGAGGATAGTCTAACTTATCTCTCATATATTATGACACGTTTATTGCTTTTCAATGTATTCATGTTATCCATACAGTAAAGCTATTTTCACTAAATCACTTACAATCTCATCGGTCTACACTACCCATCAAAGTTTAACTAGCAGACTATGTGAGTGATGTAACACCCCTTGAATTCAAATGCTAGCTTGGAAGTTGCTGTGTTTAATCATTGTTTCCTTTCAAGGAGGAAACACTATCTAATGATCAAATAGTGTCATGATGAGTGAAGGTTCTCTGTCTGATTCATTCCAGGAGCACGGCTAAGCACCACACCAAGACCACCACCACAGCCTACCACTTCCAGAGGCCATGGAGGAAGCCAAGGTCACAGAAGTTCCCCACCTGGAGCGGAGGGTCAGGAAGCGGAAAGAGCCCATGGCCATCCTGAAGACCAAGCTGAGccgtagcctgtcctgctccatgcCCAGGGTCAAGACTACCCTGACTGGGTTATTCCCTGTGGTGCTCTGGCTGCCCAAGTACAAGCTGAAAGAGTATATCTGGGGTGATCTAATGTCGGGCCTCGTCATAGGCATCATCCTGGTCCCTCAGGCCATCGCCTACTGTCTGCTGGCCGGAGTAGACCCCATCTATGGCCTCTACACTTCCTTCTTCGCCAACATCATCTACTTCTTCATGGGGACCTCCAGGCACGTGTCTGTGGGCATATTCAGTCTGATGAGCCTTATGGTGGGCCAAGTGGTGGACAGAGAGGTGTATATGGCAGGGTTCGATTTGGATGACACCAAAGCAGATGGAATCTTGAATGTGACAGTTGACTCAGACAGCTCAGCAGTCAACCTGACCATGGGGGCCTTCGGCATGGAATGTGGGAAAGAATGTTATGCCATCAGTATCGCAGCAGCCATGACGTTTTTGGTTGGGATTTACCAGGTACAttttcaattaaaacactctgatTCATCACTCTCAAAACTGCTTTGAAGATTTTGTGAAACAGATGTAACAATTACTCCTGAAAGTATTTTACTTGATTAAACACTGATGTCATAAACATCGTAGAtcacctacagatgtaggatcttaatatgAACCATAATTCTACAGCAGAAAataaatcctgcagcaacaggaaattatatagattataattaatgggaatgtattgtaggggttgatacatttttcattagggcaaatcaagtctgacatttttaagtggaaattacgaactttagaagcctttttaagccttgaatacgctacaagtttgcatttcctgctgtacaGGAAAGTTCTCACCaataaaagagtgatcaaatgaagatcctacatctgtacatcaaAGATGACTGTGCTGAATATATTGACCTTCAGAATAGATTAAATGAACTATCTGATAAAAATGGTTGTCTCCTTCCAGGTATTGATGGCTGTGTTCAGACTGGGCTTTGTCTCCGTTTATCTCTCTGCTCCCATGCTGGACGGCTTCGCCACTGGCGCCTCGTTCACCATCCTCACCGTCCAAGCCAAGTACCTCCTGGGGCTCAAGATCCCTCGCCACCAGGGCTACGGAACAGTGGTGGTCACCTGGATCAACATCTTAAGCAACATCCAGAATACCAACTACTGTGACCTGATCACCAGTGCCATCTGCATCTCCGTCCTGGTGGCGGGGAAGGAGCTCCAAGAGCGTTACAAGGACCGTCTTAAGATCCCCCTGCCCACAGAGCTGGTGGTGGTGGCGATCGCTACACTGGCGTCCCACTTTGGAGACTTTCATAGACGGTACGACTCCAATGTCTCTGGGGCTATCCCCACAGGCTTCATCCCCCCTAAGGTGCCCAGTTTTGGGTTGATGCCCCGGGTGGCCTTCGACGCCATGCCACTGGCTGTGATCAGCTTTGCCTTCACGGTTTCCCTCTCTGAGATGTTTGCCAAGAAGAACGGCTACACCGTTCGCCCCAACCAGGAGATGATGGCCATTGCTTTCTGTAACATCATCCCTTCTTTCTTCCACTGTTTTACCACCAGCGCTGCCCTGGCTAAGACTATGGTGAAAGACTCCACGGGCTGCCAGACTCAGGTCTCCAGCATTGTGAGTGCCTTCGTCGTTCTCCTGGTCCTACTCTTCTTTGCCCCCCTCTTTTACTCCCTCCAGAAGTGCGTCCTGGCCTGTATCATCATCGTCAGCCTGAGGGGCGCTCTCCGTAAGTTCAGAGACGTGCCCAGTAAGTGGCGCGTCAGTAAGATGGACGCTATTGTCTGGATGGTGACGATGAGTGCCTCAGCTCTGATCAGTGTGGAGATGGGGCTGGTGGTTGGGGTCGTTTTCTCTATGCTCTGTATCATCGTCCAGACCCAGAAGCCCAAGGTTTCTCTGCTGGGACAGATCCATGACACTGCCCACTACGAGGACATGGAGGAGTATGAAAACCTCATGTCTCTCCCTAAAGTAAAGATCTTCCGCTTCCAGGCCCCGCTGTACTATGCAAACAAGGACTTCTTCCTGAAGTCTCTGTACAAAGCCGTGGGCTTGGCACCCTTCCTGGAGATGACCAGGAGGAGGAAAGCAGAGAAAAAAGCGGGAACACTGGCAGAGAAGGAGGCTGTGAGAGCCGACAAGACTAATGGAGAGGTAAAGGTAGGGCTGGGGTCCAGAGAACTTGACTTACATACGATCATCCTAGACTGCTCTGCCATGCCCTTCATAGACTCAACAGGGATGCAAACCTTCAAAGGGATCCTTAAAGACTATAAGGAGGTGTGTGTCACGGTGCTGCTAGCGAGCTGTAACACCACGGTCATAGATTCTCTCAGACAAGGCTCTTTCTTTGGGAAGGCTGACAAAGACATGGAAAACTTGTCATTTTATACTGTACATGCTGCAGTTCGATTTGCCAATGACAGGGCAGCTTCTACATcagagctctccaaccctgttcctcgagagctaccgtcctgtaggttctcgatccaaccctaatctagcacagtTTTTAGTTGATAAACTGAGTCAAGTTAGTTAAAACTGGGGTTGgagtaaaaacctacaggaggctagctctccaggaacagagttgttGAACCCCGATCTACATCCATTGGTGACGCACagaaggttggtggcaccttcattggggaggacaggctcgtggtaatggctggagcggaatcagtgaaatgctaccaaatacatcaaacacatggtttccatgtatttgatgccattccattggtTGCGTTCCgggcattattatgagccgtccttcccTCCGCAGCCTCCACTGGACCAGAGccatatatatccaaataaaTGGAAATGGAAATAAATGGCTCTGGTGTAGACTGAGACAGAAGAACAAGGGTTTTTTATATGAGGGAGAATGAGTAGTTGAAGAGTTAAATAATGTATGTATGCAAGATTATGAAAGATAAAGTGAGCAAACAGCATCACTGGTAATTTTGCTCCTCACTTAGAGGCATCAATacataattttttacattttaatagATGAATATGCTGATTAAGAATCCTCAAATGGAATAATGCCAAAAGGGAAGTGTTTGGAGGGAGATTTTACTTGACTCCTCAATCAATACATAACCTACAGCTACAGTTAACATTATAGGAACCTATTGAACTTTTCAACAACAAAATATTCCCTTAATGTTATACTTGAATTATAAGACAAGCAAGCTTTTGTACAGTGATGACCATGTGTTAGTGATACTGTTAATGCGCTGGATGTTTTAGAGGGGATTTATGATTGACCATCCAATTAATAATCAAGGGAGTATCAATCTATTTTatgttacattttgagtttgaccAGGACAGATTCACCGTAACATAGTACATTTCGACTTCACAATTTATTTTCTAAAACACAACCTATGGTTACTAATCCAATATGTTACCTCAAGATTTAGAATATTAGTTGACTTTTCAGATAAATTTTGGAAGTTTGGAATTTCATCAAATAATTAAATTCCCATTTAATATTTCTTAAAATCTGTACATTTGAGTTAACAAAAGAAACACTAATTTTGTATATTTATACAGTATCTGGAAATCCATGGTTTAATAAACTATTAATTTAAATGACTAATGATTTTGAAACTGTGAAGTTATAATGAATGCCATTTTCAGCACGCAGTGTGTCAATTATtaactgccaaaataacatgGAGCATTGGGCAACACTTTGTCTGTGCTCAGCCATATACAGCCTAGGCCCACTACTTTGTTTGATCAATTCATAATTTGTTCCATCGGTATGACATAGATAATTGTAcattttttcaatttttatttagcatagtcaagtcagttaagaacaaattgttatttacaatgacggcctaccccggccaaaccctaacccggacgacgctgagcaaATTGTGCCGcgccccatgggactcccaatcaccgcCGGTGTGatgtgatgcctctagcactgagatgcagtaccttagaccgatGCGCCACTTGGAGGCCCCCAAGTGGCATGTATTATGGTGACTTTTCCTATTGCAGGTTCAAACATATGTCCAGAATATTACAGACATTGATTACAATTTGATCTAACTGtttattgaaaatgtattgaatGCACTGTCTAACGTGTCCATCTAAATAGCTGGCTACAGTATTTTGACTGACAACGTTCAGTACTGAAGTGAAAATGTAATGTAGCTTACTATCCACTTGACGGAGGCAGAGAGCCTCTCTGACCAAAAAGAGAAAAGGGGAGTGTCATTAGTGAATAGCACCATTGCTTCGTCGCGGCTATAATGACAATTCAAACCAGCCAGCCACACGTCTTTTTAATTTAATGTAAAACATTTATATTCGTCAATAGCTACCTAGTTTTCAGGGGCAGCAATGTCAAGCCGGAGGAGGTAAGTTGACTTTGTTTGCTAGCTAAAGTGGCTATCATTAACCAGACTAGAAAGGAGTTAACGTTAGCTATACTTATCTCTAGTTAAGTTTTCTGTAGCAATGTGTGAATTAAATTAGAAGTAGCTAccacaatgcaaaaaaacaatgGCATTGCTGGGATAGGG
The sequence above is a segment of the Salvelinus alpinus chromosome 1, SLU_Salpinus.1, whole genome shotgun sequence genome. Coding sequences within it:
- the LOC139537015 gene encoding sulfate anion transporter 1-like — its product is MEEAKVTEVPHLERRVRKRKEPMAILKTKLSRSLSCSMPRVKTTLTGLFPVVLWLPKYKLKEYIWGDLMSGLVIGIILVPQAIAYCLLAGVDPIYGLYTSFFANIIYFFMGTSRHVSVGIFSLMSLMVGQVVDREVYMAGFDLDDTKADGILNVTVDSDSSAVNLTMGAFGMECGKECYAISIAAAMTFLVGIYQVLMAVFRLGFVSVYLSAPMLDGFATGASFTILTVQAKYLLGLKIPRHQGYGTVVVTWINILSNIQNTNYCDLITSAICISVLVAGKELQERYKDRLKIPLPTELVVVAIATLASHFGDFHRRYDSNVSGAIPTGFIPPKVPSFGLMPRVAFDAMPLAVISFAFTVSLSEMFAKKNGYTVRPNQEMMAIAFCNIIPSFFHCFTTSAALAKTMVKDSTGCQTQVSSIVSAFVVLLVLLFFAPLFYSLQKCVLACIIIVSLRGALRKFRDVPSKWRVSKMDAIVWMVTMSASALISVEMGLVVGVVFSMLCIIVQTQKPKVSLLGQIHDTAHYEDMEEYENLMSLPKVKIFRFQAPLYYANKDFFLKSLYKAVGLAPFLEMTRRRKAEKKAGTLAEKEAVRADKTNGEVKVGLGSRELDLHTIILDCSAMPFIDSTGMQTFKGILKDYKEVCVTVLLASCNTTVIDSLRQGSFFGKADKDMENLSFYTVHAAVRFANDRAASTSELSNPVPRELPSCRFSIQP